A genomic region of Gossypium hirsutum isolate 1008001.06 chromosome D01, Gossypium_hirsutum_v2.1, whole genome shotgun sequence contains the following coding sequences:
- the LOC107922624 gene encoding protein TIFY 6B isoform X2, protein MERDFLGLNSNEPLAVVKDDVNTDKYKEIGFTKSSGIQWPFSNKVFAVPQLMNFNFAQGDKTKKTGYDSKVSPLFMPISTMDAAELQKSFNHKWNGGNHFSLTDSHVQHNTNMFPASNQTISVSGSDPFVKNHYTTTGQKFPANTIKPQFFGGVPVTTPHSVLPTLGSVGGSVEPCTKASGSPAQLTIFYAGEVNVFDDITPEKAQAIMFLAGNGSSMASNSAYPKPPVQTPILKPVQVDSVPANQLINTQLSFGKPSPLPVSSHAGTQSWSGSTSTEEQIICKASVPSTPSTPISKLESPNLVNTMGSDAATGMMPSVPQARKASLARFLEKRKGRIMSTASPYNLSKKSLDYATTMESNA, encoded by the exons ATGGAGAGAGATTTTCTGGGTTTGAATTCAAATGAACCATTGGCTGTGGTTAAGGATGATGTTAACACTGATAAGTACAAAGAAATAG GTTTTACTAAAAGCTCAGGGATACAATGGCCCTTTTCAAACAAAGTTTTCGCTGTTCCACAGCTGATGAACTTTAATTTTGCCCAAGGGGATAAAACCAAAAAGACTGGATATGATTCAAAAGTATCCCCTCTCTTCATGCCTATATCAACAATGGATGCTGCTGAACTTCAG AAATCGTTCAATCACAAATGGAATGGTGGGAATCATTTTTCATTGACTGATTCTCATGTTCAACACAACACGAACATGTTTCCGGCATCAAACCAGACAATTTCTGTTTCTGGGAGCGACCCATTCGTGAAGAATCATTACACTACCACTGGTCAAAAATTTCCTGCTAATACTATAAAACCACAATTTTTTGGAGGGGTTCCAGTGACAACTCCACATTCAGTTCTTCCCACCCTTGGCTCTGTTGGTGGAAGTGTTGAACCatg CACCAAGGCCTCTGGATCACCTGCTCAATTGACTATCTTTTATGCGGGTGAAGTGAATGTCTTTGATGATATTACCCCTGAGAAG GCTCAAGCTATCATGTTTTTGGCTGGGAACGGGTCTTCCATGGCTTCTAATTCAGCTTATCCAAAACCCCCGGTCCAGACTCCTATTTTGAAACCAGTTCAAGTTGATAGTGTGCCTGCGAACCAGCTCATAAATACACAACTGAGCTTCGGTAAGCCAAGCCCTTTACCTGTTTCATCTCATGCTGGTACGCAGTCTTGGAGTGGGTCCACTAGTACCGAAGAACAGATAATATGCAAGGCCTCAGTACCTTCAACTCCATCTACCCCTATTAGCAAATTGGAGAGTCCAAATTTGGTGAATACCATGGGATCTGATGCTGCCACCGGCATGATGCCTTCTG TTCCACAGGCTCGCAAAGCTTCCTTGGCTCGGTTTTTGGAGAAGCGCAAGGGGAG GATAATGAGTACAGCATCACCATACAATCTTAGCAAGAAGTCTCTAGATTATGCAACTACCATGGAATCGAATGCATAA
- the LOC107922624 gene encoding protein TIFY 6B isoform X1, translated as MERDFLGLNSNEPLAVVKDDVNTDKYKEIGFTKSSGIQWPFSNKVFAVPQLMNFNFAQGDKTKKTGYDSKVSPLFMPISTMDAAELQKSFNHKWNGGNHFSLTDSHVQHNTNMFPASNQTISVSGSDPFVKNHYTTTGQKFPANTIKPQFFGGVPVTTPHSVLPTLGSVGGSVEPCTKASGSPAQLTIFYAGEVNVFDDITPEKAQAIMFLAGNGSSMASNSAYPKPPVQTPILKPVQVDSVPANQLINTQLSFGKPSPLPVSSHAGTQSWSGSTSTEEQIICKASVPSTPSTPISKLESPNLVNTMGSDAATGMMPSGIHPYALKGFPFFVLACRKKIVMTKSSTGSQSFLGSVFGEAQGEDNEYSITIQS; from the exons ATGGAGAGAGATTTTCTGGGTTTGAATTCAAATGAACCATTGGCTGTGGTTAAGGATGATGTTAACACTGATAAGTACAAAGAAATAG GTTTTACTAAAAGCTCAGGGATACAATGGCCCTTTTCAAACAAAGTTTTCGCTGTTCCACAGCTGATGAACTTTAATTTTGCCCAAGGGGATAAAACCAAAAAGACTGGATATGATTCAAAAGTATCCCCTCTCTTCATGCCTATATCAACAATGGATGCTGCTGAACTTCAG AAATCGTTCAATCACAAATGGAATGGTGGGAATCATTTTTCATTGACTGATTCTCATGTTCAACACAACACGAACATGTTTCCGGCATCAAACCAGACAATTTCTGTTTCTGGGAGCGACCCATTCGTGAAGAATCATTACACTACCACTGGTCAAAAATTTCCTGCTAATACTATAAAACCACAATTTTTTGGAGGGGTTCCAGTGACAACTCCACATTCAGTTCTTCCCACCCTTGGCTCTGTTGGTGGAAGTGTTGAACCatg CACCAAGGCCTCTGGATCACCTGCTCAATTGACTATCTTTTATGCGGGTGAAGTGAATGTCTTTGATGATATTACCCCTGAGAAG GCTCAAGCTATCATGTTTTTGGCTGGGAACGGGTCTTCCATGGCTTCTAATTCAGCTTATCCAAAACCCCCGGTCCAGACTCCTATTTTGAAACCAGTTCAAGTTGATAGTGTGCCTGCGAACCAGCTCATAAATACACAACTGAGCTTCGGTAAGCCAAGCCCTTTACCTGTTTCATCTCATGCTGGTACGCAGTCTTGGAGTGGGTCCACTAGTACCGAAGAACAGATAATATGCAAGGCCTCAGTACCTTCAACTCCATCTACCCCTATTAGCAAATTGGAGAGTCCAAATTTGGTGAATACCATGGGATCTGATGCTGCCACCGGCATGATGCCTTCTGGTATCCACCCTTATGCTCTTAAAGGTTTTCCATTCTTTGTGTTGGCTTGCAGGAAAAAAATTGTGATGACAAAGAG TTCCACAGGCTCGCAAAGCTTCCTTGGCTCGGTTTTTGGAGAAGCGCAAGGGGAG GATAATGAGTACAGCATCACCATACAATCTTAG